The sequence GCACGAACTGCAGGTCTGCGTCGCCGGCGTCCCCGACGAGCGGATCGATCCGTTCGTTGCGGCGTTTCGGGAGGTGATTCGATGAGCGACCGAGACGAGAACGACGCCGACCCTCGAGCCGCACAGGTCCGCTACGATCAGGCCCGCTACGTCGAGAACGGCGAGTACGAACCCCTGCTCTCGGAGAAGGATCAGACTCGCGTCGAGATCGGCGGAGGCGACGGGGACGACGGTGACGGTTCCGGGGACGACGACTCTCCCCTGCCTGACGACCTGACCCGGGACTCTCTCGAGTTGCCCGAGCTCTCTGAGCCCGAACTAGCCCGCCACTACACGCGGCTCTCCCAGATGATCTACGGGATCGACAGCGGTCCCTACCCATTGGGCTCGTGTACGATGAAGTACAACCCCAAGTTCACCGAGGACGTGGCCGCGCTCCCGAAGGCGGCCGTCCACCCCGACCGGTCTGAGCGATCGACACAGGGATCCCTCGAGCTCATGTACCGACTGCAGGACTACCTGGGCCGGATCGGCGGGATGGACGCGGTGACGCTCCAGCCCCCCGCGGGCGCGGCCGGCGAGTTCGTCGGTATCCGCGTCGCCGCGGCCTACCACGAGCACAACGGCGAGGGCCACCGCGACGAGGTCATTATTCCGGAGAGCGCCCACGGAACCAACTTCGCGAGCGCGGCGCTTGGCGGTTACGACGTCGTCTCGCTGCCCAGCGACGACGGCGGCCGGGTCGACCTCGAGGCGCTCGAGGCGGCCCTCAGCGAGAACACCGCGGCCCTGATGCTGACCAACCCGAACACGCTCGGCCTCTTCGAACGCGATATCGAGGAGATCGCCGAGATGGTCCACGACGTGGGCGGCCTGCTCTACTACGATGGGGCGAATCTCAACGCCCTGCTCGGTCGAGCCCGGCCGGGCGACATGGGATTCGACGTGATGCACTACAACGTCCACAAGACGTTCGCGACGCCCCACGGCGGCGGCGGCCCGGGCGCGGGCCCGGTCGGCGTCGTCGACGAACTGGCGCCGTTCCTGCCGGCGCCTGGCGTGCGAGAGAACGGCGAGAGTGAGAGCGAACCGGGCTACGAGCTGTTCGACCCCGAACACACCATCGGCAAGGTCCACGGCTATCAGGGCAACTGGCTCGTCCTCGTCAAGGCCTTCGCCTACATCGCGCGACTAGGCGACGAGGGGCTCACCGACGCCAGCGCGACGGCAGTCCTGAACGCGAACTACCTCGCGAGCCGGATCGAGTACGAGGTTCCGTACGAGCCGTTCCACCACGAGTTCGTCGCCAGCGCGGGCGAGCAGGACGCCGCCGACGTCGCGAAGCGGATGCTCGACTACGGCGTCCACCCGCCGACGACTAAGTGGCCCGAGATCGTCCCCGAGGCGCTGATGACCGAACCGACGGAAGTCGAGGGCAAAGGAACACTCGACCGGCTCGCCGCGGCCTTCAACGCGGTTGCGGGAGAGGACGACGAGACGCTCGCGGACGCGCCGGAACGGACCACCGCGCGCCGGATCGACCAGACTAACGCGGCGCGGTCGCCGCGGCTCTCGTGGCAGGCCCTCGGGTCCGACGAGGAGTGACCGCCACGGTCGGTTTCGTGGACTGTTGAGTTCGAGGTCGGTCGGTTCCGAAGGCGGTGGCTACCCGAGTTCGAGTCACCAACGGTCGAAAAACGGATACGGAATCGAAATCGTCGCGTCTGGCCGTCAGTTACGCGCTCGAGTCGACGGCGGTGCCGTTGTCGCCGATCTTCACGAAGCCGTAGTCACACTCCGGGCAGTGCCACTTGACCTTTTCGCCGAGGTGCAGCGTCGTGCTCGCCGCGCGGTAGAAGGTCCGTTCGGTGCCGCAGTTCGGGCACTCGTGATCGAGTTCCATGGCCATGCGCGGCGATTGGGCGCCGCGGGTGTAAAACGTACTGGTTGCGCCACGGCGGGCGTCCGAACCCGTTCGGCCCGTCGACGTTTCGTCCATTCGAGCGCTCGAGCGGCGCCGGCAGGGATTAAGTGCGTCTCGTCCGTGCACACGGACATGTCGATCTACACAGGTCGCGGCGATGACGGGCAGACGGATCTCCGGGACATGAGCCGCGTCTCGAAGGCCAGTCCGCGCATCGAAGCCTACGGCACCGTCGACGAGCTCAACGCCCTCGTCGGGACGATCCGACCGACCGGCCACGATGACGTCGACGAACGACTCCGGGAGATCCAGAACCACCTCCACGTCGTCCAGGCCGACTTCGCGAACCCCGATCCCGACGAGGACGACCCCGCGATCCGCGCCGACCACATCGAGACCGTCGAGGACTGGATCGACGAGTACGACGAGGAACTCGAGCCCCTGCGGTCGTTCATCCTGCCGACCGGCAGCGAGCGCGGCGCGCAACTCCACCACGCCAGAACCGTCTGCCGGCGCGCCGAGCGCCGGGCGGTCGCGCTGGCCGCGGAGGAGGAGATTAACGAACAGGCCGTCCAGTACCTGAACCGGCTCTCGGACGGCCTGTTCACCTTCGGCCGCGTCGTCAACGCCCGCGACGGCGAACCGGAAGAGTCACCTCAGTACTGATTTCGTGGATCCGGCTCCTCAAGGCCAGTGACGGCCGATTCGCGTTTCTGTCCCCTGCGAAAGGGCTATATCGACTGCTCGCCTCTCTATGGAAGAGAATCACATGAACAAACACTTCCACGACAGCCGGTACTATCTTGCTCGCTCAGCCGAACACGCGAAACTCGGACTCGGCGAGACGCTCACGCCCTACGCGACGCGGCTCCGCGCGGCCGTCGGCCGGGACGAAGAGCCGGAGGCGGAACCGACCCGCCTCGAGGCGGTCCGCGAGGAATTACTGGACCTCGAGCGGAAAGCCGAGGCACAGGCCCGTGAAGCGACTGGGAGCGCTCGAGGGGCGCTCTCGAGGTCCGGAGCGGACGAGTCCGCCGACGGACGGTGAAAGGAAGTCTTAAGTTGGACCCGCCGATACAACCCTCTGCGGGTTGGTGATCTAGTCCGGTTATGATACCTCCTTCACACGGAGGAAGTCGGCAGTTCAAATCTGCCCCAACCCACTACTTCTGTCGCGAACAACCTCGTGAGCGACAGAATCGTGACGATGGGCAGATTTGAATCAGGGAGTGAAGCGAAGCGGAACGACCGTGGTTCAAATCTGCCACAACCCATACGAACTACGTACGGATTGTAACCGTACTTTCTCCGGCGTTCCAGGCCTTGTACCGGCCAGGTTGGCGTTTTAGGTAAGGTTTCAGGATTGTAGAACCCACTCAGTCGTTGCACGGAGGGTCGTCTCCGTCTGGGAATCCGGCTAAATGATTTACTCCGGTGCACACAGCAAGTGTCGATGCTGGCACTACCGGCAGTGGTCGGTCAGTACGGCGCCGGCATCCTCGGTCTGTAATCGCCTCAAGGACACACGGACCCGGCTTCGAGAGCGCGGGTCTCGTCTCGTTCATGGACTAGACCAAGAGCTGGATGTCGGATTCGGCCATATGTTGCAGCGCGGTAGCCGCGCCGACGCCGGTCGTGACGCCGTCGTAAAAGTCGTCCTCGTCGTAGTCCATCAGTTCGATCGTCATCTGGCACGCCTGCAGATCGACGCCGCTCTCGAGCGAGAGATCGATCAACTCCTCGATGGTGGCGGTCCCGTTTTCGTCGATTTTCTTCTGCATCATCTTCGTGGCCATCGTGTCCATGCCGGGGAGCGCGGCGACGGCGTTCGGGACCGGCATGTTGGGATTACCGACGGCGCTCAGCTTGAGGGTCTTCGATTTCTCCTCGTGGAGGATATCGAGTCCCCAGAACGTGTGGAAGACGACGACCTCCCAGCCGAACGCGGCCGCAGTACTCGCGAGGATCAGCGGCGGATACGCCATGTCGAAGCTTCCCTGCGTCGCGACGATGGTCATCTTCTTCTGATCGCCGCCCGCGTTCGCCTCCGCGACCGATTCCTCTAATTCCTCGACGCGCTCGCGCAACGCCTGCAGTTCGGCGGCGTCGAACTCGGGTTCAGCACCCGGTTCGTCGACTGGCGTCGTTTGGTTGTCCGTGCTCATTATTCCGTTTTCTCTACGTAGTGGGTGTAGAGGCCGTCGGCTTCCTCCTGTTCGAGGAGTTCGACGCCGTCGGTACCCTCCGCCCAGCCGCGAATGTCGCTCATGCTACCCGAGTCCGTCGCGACAACTTCGAGGACGTCGCCAGCCTCGAGAACGTCGATCGTTGGCGTGATAACGTTCCTGACGGTCGCGATCGTGACAGCTCAGATCGTCCAAGCGATGGGAGTAAGTCCGTAACGTGAATCAAAACCGTCATCCGCTGTTCATGCCGCTGATACTCGTTGGCGGCTTGATCTTCGGATTCGGACTGGCGTACAGCCACATGGCCCGGCCCGAAGTCGTGCTGGACTTCCTCCAGTTCAGCGACTTCGGACTGCTGTTCGTCATGTTCGGCGCAGCGATCGTTTCCGGGATCGCCTTCGCGGTCGTGCCCCGGATACGCGACAGCGCACCGCTGACGGGCGACGTATACGGCCGCCGACTGAAGCCGTTCGATCGGAACGTCCTGATCGGTGGCGGGATCTTCGGCGTCGGCTGGGGTCTCTCGGGGATCTGCCCCGGCGCCGCCTACGCCAGCCTCGGGATCGGCAACGTCACGATCCTGTGGGTGGTCGTCGGTATGTTCGCCGGTGCGTACCTACAGGGCGTCTGGCGCGGCAAGCGCGCCGCGGCCGACGCCGCCCCGGCGGGTGCCGACTAACGCCGTTCGAATTTCGTGTTTCGTGACCGAGGCGGAGGCTTTTCGCACGCTACTGAATCCGGTAACGATACTGTTGGTCGCCACCGCAGCCGTCGCGAGCCTGTTCATGGCCCGAGTGATCAGATCGGACTGATGGCGATCGGTATCTACACCGGCTATCCGAACGCGACCGCGTTTGGTCGTGACTTCGAGGCGAGTCGGTGTGAACCAAGAGGTATGGTCCTTCCTTCCATAGAGGCCTTATGGACGAGCAGGGCGAGGCAGTCGAGCCACTCCCTCTCCAGCGTCGAGGGACGATCGACTATATGCGGGTAGCCGGCCGGCGCAGCGTCGTTCACGGACTCGTCGAGGTCGACATAACTGAGGCCCGACAACGCATCCGCGAGCGAAAAGAGGAAACGGGAGAGGGCCTCTCGTTCACTGCGTTTCTCATGTACTGTCTGGCGCGAGCGATCGAAGACCATCCGCACGTACAGGCGTACCGCGACTGGCGGGGGCGGCTTGTCTCGTTCGACGACGTCGACGTAAACGTGATCATCGAAACGGCGATCGATGGTGAGCGCATCGGCGTCCCCCACGTCGTCAGGGCGGCGAATCGCCGGTCACTACAGTCGATTCACGAGGAGATTCGAACGAGACAGCGGAACCCGGACGGGGGAACGCAGCCGCCGTGGGCGTCCCTGGCGATGCGGCTTCCCGGGGTCGTCCGGCGACAATTCTGGCGACTTCCGCAGTTGTTTCCACGAGGCTGGAAACGTATCGCGGGCACAGTCGCCGTAACGTCCGTGGGAATG comes from Haloterrigena salifodinae and encodes:
- the gcvPB gene encoding aminomethyl-transferring glycine dehydrogenase subunit GcvPB; protein product: MSDRDENDADPRAAQVRYDQARYVENGEYEPLLSEKDQTRVEIGGGDGDDGDGSGDDDSPLPDDLTRDSLELPELSEPELARHYTRLSQMIYGIDSGPYPLGSCTMKYNPKFTEDVAALPKAAVHPDRSERSTQGSLELMYRLQDYLGRIGGMDAVTLQPPAGAAGEFVGIRVAAAYHEHNGEGHRDEVIIPESAHGTNFASAALGGYDVVSLPSDDGGRVDLEALEAALSENTAALMLTNPNTLGLFERDIEEIAEMVHDVGGLLYYDGANLNALLGRARPGDMGFDVMHYNVHKTFATPHGGGGPGAGPVGVVDELAPFLPAPGVRENGESESEPGYELFDPEHTIGKVHGYQGNWLVLVKAFAYIARLGDEGLTDASATAVLNANYLASRIEYEVPYEPFHHEFVASAGEQDAADVAKRMLDYGVHPPTTKWPEIVPEALMTEPTEVEGKGTLDRLAAAFNAVAGEDDETLADAPERTTARRIDQTNAARSPRLSWQALGSDEE
- a CDS encoding DUF7838 family putative zinc beta-ribbon protein — translated: MAMELDHECPNCGTERTFYRAASTTLHLGEKVKWHCPECDYGFVKIGDNGTAVDSSA
- a CDS encoding cob(I)yrinic acid a,c-diamide adenosyltransferase; this translates as MSIYTGRGDDGQTDLRDMSRVSKASPRIEAYGTVDELNALVGTIRPTGHDDVDERLREIQNHLHVVQADFANPDPDEDDPAIRADHIETVEDWIDEYDEELEPLRSFILPTGSERGAQLHHARTVCRRAERRAVALAAEEEINEQAVQYLNRLSDGLFTFGRVVNARDGEPEESPQY
- a CDS encoding DUF7553 family protein; this encodes MEENHMNKHFHDSRYYLARSAEHAKLGLGETLTPYATRLRAAVGRDEEPEAEPTRLEAVREELLDLERKAEAQAREATGSARGALSRSGADESADGR
- a CDS encoding DsrE/DsrF/DrsH-like family protein, which encodes MSTDNQTTPVDEPGAEPEFDAAELQALRERVEELEESVAEANAGGDQKKMTIVATQGSFDMAYPPLILASTAAAFGWEVVVFHTFWGLDILHEEKSKTLKLSAVGNPNMPVPNAVAALPGMDTMATKMMQKKIDENGTATIEELIDLSLESGVDLQACQMTIELMDYDEDDFYDGVTTGVGAATALQHMAESDIQLLV
- a CDS encoding DUF6691 family protein yields the protein MNQNRHPLFMPLILVGGLIFGFGLAYSHMARPEVVLDFLQFSDFGLLFVMFGAAIVSGIAFAVVPRIRDSAPLTGDVYGRRLKPFDRNVLIGGGIFGVGWGLSGICPGAAYASLGIGNVTILWVVVGMFAGAYLQGVWRGKRAAADAAPAGAD
- a CDS encoding 2-oxo acid dehydrogenase subunit E2, which gives rise to MDEQGEAVEPLPLQRRGTIDYMRVAGRRSVVHGLVEVDITEARQRIRERKEETGEGLSFTAFLMYCLARAIEDHPHVQAYRDWRGRLVSFDDVDVNVIIETAIDGERIGVPHVVRAANRRSLQSIHEEIRTRQRNPDGGTQPPWASLAMRLPGVVRRQFWRLPQLFPRGWKRIAGTVAVTSVGMFGEGGGWGISPTNYTLQLTVGGIATKPGVVDEEIEPREYLSLTVTFDHDVVDGAPAARFVQRLTELLEDAHGL